The DNA segment ataaaatcaaaatattccTACTCATACACTTTATCAATCTTTTGGTTTATTTTTCATGAATATACTCTTTTGTATATGTGTACACTTAGGATATTGTTTCTTTGTAAATGGATTGATCATtgtttattgttaataaaagaaTACACTTAcatagttttttcttttctcttttgatgaaaaaaattcacagcAACCTAATCGGCCAGCAGGAATTGGCATCCAGACTCCACCACCTTTGCAGTCGCCACCTTCATCGATGACGGCTGTTATCGGTGGTGGCGGCGGCTACCAAGGTTCAATCAGACCTGGATCAATGGCTGATAGGGCAAGGATGGCAAAGATACACCAACCTGATGCAGCACTCAAATGTCCACGATGTGAATCTGCCAACACCAAGTTTTGCTACTACAACAACTACAGCCTTTCTCAGCCTCGCCACTTCTGCAAGACTTGCCGGCGTTACTGGACCAGAGGCGGTGCACTCAGGAACGTGCCGGTTGGAGGTGGTTGCAGAAGGAACAAAAGAAGCAAGGGAAGTAACGGTAGATCGAAGTCTCCTATGAAACCCTCAACAGGCTCTAATTCTTCTTCTAGTGGCTGCACCACTGATCATGTGATGATGGCAACACAAACTCAGTTTCCATTCTTGACCTCTTTACATCATTACAATAGTGACTACGTTTCTGGGGGCATTGGATCTCATTTTGGGGCGATCACAACACCTTTGGTGGCTAGAAATGACAGTGATCTTGAGTTTCAAATCGGCACTAGTTCAGCTTCATCACTAGGTAACAGTTTTCAAGACCTGCACCTTCTgatgaattgttttttttacctgtataagggttgagacattTCTAAAgtttactttaatttatttaattcttctcaTTCATTAGGTAACAGTGGTGGAGATATGTTGTCAAATGGCCTTGCGGAGCAATGGAGGTTGAACAATCTGCAACAAGTTCAGCAGCAGTTTCCATTTCTGAGCACTAATTTGGAGCCACAGATTGGGTTGTTTCAGTTTGGTGGTGGAGAAAATAACAATGCTGAACCACCAAGttatgcaaaagatggagggaGGTTTAACATTCGTTCTAAACTAGATTCTATTTCTAGTCTAAGTGGGATAATGCCTCAGATTAACACGATAAAGATGGAAGAAAGCCAAGGTTTGAGTTTGCCAAAAAATCTCTTGATGGGTAGTTCAGGAAATGATGTACTTTGGAACAATGGAAGTGGCAATGCATGGAGTGAGCTTCCTTGCTTCACTCCTTCACATAACCACTTCTTGTGATCCCTGCAATTAAGCCACACTTCAATATTTTGCTTTCCTAGTTGCCACAAATTCTCATGATCCTACATTAGAAAATCattcaataaaaacaaaaaaataattagttattatattaattaactaaattagatactattttaaaaactataaaaattattaatttttaaattaaattttattattgataaataattttaaattggtatctaattagctacaaaTGTTTttctaccaactttagaatctaaataattggtagttaaaaccttagtaactaattaaatatcaatttaaaaactatttatcaataataaaaattaatttaaaaaccaataatttttttagtttctacaatagtaactaatttaattaatataacatctaattaatttttgtttttttaagtaATAATAGTAATACATGATCGAATGTATAAGAGTTAGAATCAGTTGCTAACTTTGGAATGGAATTCCACCCTTTATGCACGAGTCCCCTCTTACGAGGAAGGAAGGACAGGAAGTTCAGAAACAAACACCTTTGTGTTACATCAGAAAGACCAGAAAACGGTACGCAATCTTCAAGTAATTTCCTTTTTCCATGGTTGGAATTTTATGTTGTACTCCAAGTATGAACATGTTGAGCAAAAGTATTGGTGTATTTGTTTATATGCATGTGTTGTGATGACATGAACGCTTAAGTTTACTAATTGTGTGAAGCTATTTGCACCATTTGCACCAGGCATAATGTAAGTTCAGAAAACTTTACACTGTCGTAattttatcagcaaaaatatataataaatatgatcaaaacgatttaaaattcaaaagcGAATTTAAAGATTGTAATGTGTCTCATAATGCGTGTATGATCGTTGTACTGTTATTTGAATTGGCAACAAAATATTTGAAGCAGATGCAATGGTCGTATTTAAGTAAAACAATATATAAGAAATTCTTGCATAAACCGATAGATATTTATAACCACAATTAGAAAGTCAAAGGAAATGCCATTTACTGAGAGAtgcagagaaaaagaaaaggagttCTGAAGACACATTTTCCAACACATGTAAGGTGGCCGACgcactttttctctctctcacactATATTATACCAAGTGGGTTACAATGCAAAATTTAAAGCCTTGAAGACTCCCATCTTTGGAGGGGCTAGCAAGGTTGTGATGAATTGTGCATGAGTTCAGTTTGATGAAACATTATTTCTTCCACGATCGTGCATCGATTTTGTCATGTTTAAGCTCTAGTTTGATCTGATCCACTGCTGCTAGTACATATCCAATTTGCTTTCTAAGTCATCTAAATATTGGTCTCATATTCTGAGAAGCACTTTTTCATCGTGATTACTTGTTTTTAACCTTTCACAGAAAAAGCAGTTTGAATACATCCAAATTGGGACCATGGGAGTGAGAGAAGAGTCACGTTGATTTGGTGGAATTGTAGCAATACGAATATGTACTAATTTGGTGTCCAAaatgattatcaaattataagaaaattgacCAAATG comes from the Phaseolus vulgaris cultivar G19833 chromosome 8, P. vulgaris v2.0, whole genome shotgun sequence genome and includes:
- the LOC137823661 gene encoding dof zinc finger protein DOF2.4-like, which gives rise to MVFPSLPIYLDPPNWSQQQPNRPAGIGIQTPPPLQSPPSSMTAVIGGGGGYQGSIRPGSMADRARMAKIHQPDAALKCPRCESANTKFCYYNNYSLSQPRHFCKTCRRYWTRGGALRNVPVGGGCRRNKRSKGSNGRSKSPMKPSTGSNSSSSGCTTDHVMMATQTQFPFLTSLHHYNSDYVSGGIGSHFGAITTPLVARNDSDLEFQIGTSSASSLGNSGGDMLSNGLAEQWRLNNLQQVQQQFPFLSTNLEPQIGLFQFGGGENNNAEPPSYAKDGGRFNIRSKLDSISSLSGIMPQINTIKMEESQGLSLPKNLLMGSSGNDVLWNNGSGNAWSELPCFTPSHNHFL